A window of Panicum virgatum strain AP13 chromosome 8K, P.virgatum_v5, whole genome shotgun sequence contains these coding sequences:
- the LOC120643675 gene encoding uncharacterized protein LOC120643675 — protein MDKTQSDCPYPGCFFCVMKEANPSKRRASVLKFFRELPSQDDNGQALPISSLWNTAMAHPNDPEFINLGIFECMAALIWKGLKNRRWLAHDQNIYIPYYAAHIIGSYTMNMEEFAEHAVRAGVIPPLVELLRGRLTWVEQRVAVRALGHLTTYPSTFTAVADHGEVLELAIQLASSSLEIVYSHFYQFVDQRLGYHCDLLTRGMGNAETESRKAEEWASQLQCWSLQLINCFAFKPEFLRDICKADFLVKLPGMWGGLVNENSPAGVGLLRTICQSKVGQGHVAVADIPGTIDTLCNIARSSDDWQYMAVDCLIWLVQDASTCHKVIDEAAPMLIDLADISTLGDYKKLGDTIVTVLQECMQQGNSRRTISTQTKAEIDELLRCKKSFKLEKNMLKEDLHIKQAAALVVKLEGNSLFSSGNIAGAAEKYSEALALCPMKSKKERVVLYSNRAQCYLLLQQPLAAISDATRALCLHSPVNRHAKSLWRRAQAYDTLGFAKESLLDAILFINECSQSNDPDLSLKQNKVPNYAERLVKKQMRTTWLFREAALKRGGVHCQGDASDVFGREADDSEWETASESDAESDARGEADDETYAELVFGRCRTEQLHLSSIKAFRRNNLVSFLLSSSEKKRLNQIHFPHLLAEPVELCL, from the exons ATGGACAAGACACAATCTGATTGCCCTTATCCTGGATGTTTCTTTTGTGTTATGAAGGAGGCAAACCCTAGTAAACGAAGAGCAAGTGTGCTAAAGTTCTTTAGGGAGCTTCCTTCCCAAGATGACAACGGTCAAGCTCTCCCTATCAGCAGCCTCTGGAACACAGCGATGGCTCACCCAAATGATCCTGAGTTCATCAACTTGGGCATATTTGAATGCATGGCAGCTCTTATATGGAAAGGATTGAAAAACAGGCGTTGGCTTGCACATGATCAGAATATTTACATCCCATATTATGCAGCTCACATAATTGGATCATATACAATGAATATGGAGGAGTTTGCAGAGCATGCTGTTCGCGCTGGTGTAATACCTCCATTAGTGGAACTTTTAAGAGGTAGGCTGACATGGGTGGAGCAAAGGGTTGCTGTTCGAGCTTTGGGGCATTTAACTACATATCCTAGTACCTTTACTGCAGTTGCTGATCATGGGGAAGTACTTGAACTTGCCATTCAACTTGCTTCAAGCTCCCTAGAAATTGTGTACTCTCACTTTTACCAATTTGTGGATCAAAGACTTGGCTACCATTGCGACCTTCTTACTCGTGGCATGGGTAATGCGGAAACCGAATCCCGCAAAGCTGAGGAATGGGCAAGTCAACTGCAGTGCTGGTCATTGCAACTCATTAACTGCTTTGCATTTAAGCCTGAATTCCTCCGTGATATTTGCAAGGCCGATTTTCTAGTCAAGTTACCTGGAATGTGGGGTGGGCTTGTGAATGAGAACTCACCTGCTGGTGTTGGTTTGCTAAGAACAATCTGCCAGAGCAAGGTTGGCCAAGGTCATGTTGCTGTTGCTGACATTCCTGGTACTATTGACACTTTATGCAACATTGCTCGTTCTTCAGATGACTGGCAATACATGGCAGTTGATTGTCTGATCTGGCTAGTGCAGGATGCAAGTACTTGTCATAAG GTTATAGATGAAGCAGCaccaatgctgatagatttagCAGATATTTCAACACTGGGTGATTATAAAAAGCTTGGTGACACAATTGTGACAGTCCTCCAAGAATGTATGCAACAGGGGAACTCACGCCGTACAATTAGTACTCAGACCAAAGCAGAAATTGATGAGCTCTTGAGATGCAAGAAAAGTTTTAAATTGGAAAAGAATATGCTCAAGGAGGATCTTCATATAAAACAAGCTGCAGCATTGGTCGTGAAGTTGGAAGGAAATTCCCTGTTCTCTTCAGGGAATATTGCAGGTGCTGCAGAGAAATACTCTGAAGCACTTGCTCTGTGTCCAATGAAGTCGAAGAAGGAGCGGGTGGTGCTTTACAGCAATCGAGCTCAGTGTTACCTTCTCCTGCAGCAGCCATTGGCCGCCATAAGCGATGCAACTCGAGCATTGTGCCTTCATAGCCCTGTGAATCGTCATGCCAAGAGTTTGTGGAGAAGAGCTCAAGCATATGATACGCTTGGTTTTGCAAAAGAGAGCTTGCTGGATGCAATCCTTTTCATAAATGAATGCTCTCAGTCAAACGATCCTGACTTATCCCTGAAGCAAAACAAAGTTCCTAATTATGCTGAGCGATTGGTAAAGAAGCAGATGCGCACAACCTGGTTGTTCAGGGAAGCAGCTCTGAAGCGTGGGGGTGTTCATTGTCAAGGAGATGCTAGTGATGTGTTTGGTCGAGAGGCTGATGATTCTGAGTGGGAAACAGCTAGCGAAAGTGATGCTGAGAGTGATGCCAGGGGAGAAGCAGATGATGAAACTTAT GCTGAACTTGTATTTGGAAGGTGCCGCACTGAGCAGCTGCATCTATCAAGCATCAAAGCTTTCAGACGGAACAATCTGGTGTCATTTTTGTTGTCctcatcagaaaaaaaaaggctcAATCAAATTCATTTCCCTCATCTGCTTGCTGAGCCAGTTGAGCTGTGCCTGTGA